One region of Gigantopelta aegis isolate Gae_Host chromosome 7, Gae_host_genome, whole genome shotgun sequence genomic DNA includes:
- the LOC121377041 gene encoding uncharacterized protein LOC121377041: MGFVTKAVLFLVASTHILTSSVIPTPWPMPPNRDFCGDTETFTATTRKQTMKSSYSLVLPSEQFSCRWVFRAFNPRLPIHLEIRPAFIYRSYNCSLMTTVKDGNAELRSFCEGQPGWMGWRRRISFTGYSGSMTVLLKSKVQRKGFMMPIKIKYYQDKNDPLLTTTTARPTTTTTAWPKWITTTWPEFITTTWPEFTMPPADHFALCGNTSLIAFEVPGYIYTPGVQDSFKSHCLWVIRPFWFGPIHLEIRSVSGYDLDCNDQQLLITDGTKTIKRHCDGNPERYTGTEGTMRIMYRKDGFYPFTSQISIKYYQDKYYDRPDSDSRTKDDLLVRHVATISSVTGAIVLVLFVVILITALFCRYRRNRSRRSANRTLTLAVISDGRTDKAPPAYIDLFPTKKVLTQSKDEITNDPSLPEPTTSALPYSSAQTEPALVNSAKPESNI; the protein is encoded by the exons ATGGGATTCGTAACAAAAGCAGTATTGTTCCTGGTTGCTTCTACGCATATCCTGACGTCTTCAG TGATTCCTACACCATGGCCAATGCCACCAAACCGGGACTTCTGTGGGGATACAGAGACATTTACAGCGACCACCAGAAAGCAGACAATGAAGTCATCGTACAGCTTAGTACTCCCTTCAGAACA atttTCTTGTCGATGGGTCTTCAGAGCCTTCAACCCTCGACTCCCGATTCACCTGGAAATTCGTCCAGCCTTCATATACAGATCGTATAACTGTAGTTTGATGACAACTGTTAAAGACG GAAACGCCGAGTTGAGATCGTTCTGTGAAGGTCAGCCAGGATGGATGGGGTGGCGGCGCCGCATCTCGTTTACAGGATACAGTGGTTCCATGACTGTCCTTTTGAAGTCCAAGGTCCAGAGAAAAGGGTTCATGATGCCAATCAAGATCAAATATTACCAAGACAAAA ACGATCCGCTATTGACTACAACAACAGCTAGacctacaactacaacaacgGCCTGGCCTAAATGGATTACCACAACATGGCCTGAATTCATTACCACAACATGGCCTGAATTCACTATGCCGCCAGCAGATCATTTCGCTCTATGCGGAAATACTTCCTTGATCGCATTCGAAGTACCGGGCTACATCTACACACCGGGTGTTCAAGATTCCTTCAA ATCGCATTGTCTCTGGGTCATCAGACCATTCTGGTTCGGCCCCATTCACCTGGAAATCAGATCCGTTTCCGGTTACGACCTGGACTGTAACGACCAACAACTACTTATTACAGACG GTACAAAAACAATCAAGCGACACTGTGATGGAAACCCTGAGCGTTACACCGGTACGGAGGGTACCATGAGAATAATGTACAGGAAAGATGGCTTTTACCCCTTCACTTCACAAATCAGCATCAAGTATTACCAAGACAAATATTACGATA GACCCGATAGTGACAGTCGAACTAAAG ATGACCTGCTGGTCAGACACGTTGCGACAATCAGTTCAGTTACTGGTGCTATCGTCCTGGTTCTCTTCGTCGTCATACTGATAACTGCATTGTTTTGCCGATATCGCCGGAACCGTTCGCGTCGCAGCGCCAACCGTACACTCACACTGGCAGTGATCTCAGATGGAAGGACGGACAAGGCTCCTCCAGCGTACATTGACCTCTTTCCAACCAAGAAGGTGCTGACACAGAGCAAGGACGAAATTACCAACGATCCATCACTTCCGGAACCGACCACGAGTGCTCTCCCTTACAGTTCTGCTCAAACTGAGCCAGCGCTTGTGAATTCGGCTAAACCAGAATCAAATATCTGA